One window of Etheostoma spectabile isolate EspeVRDwgs_2016 chromosome 6, UIUC_Espe_1.0, whole genome shotgun sequence genomic DNA carries:
- the LOC116691150 gene encoding zinc finger protein 319 codes for MDWATPAAKLNPYTRARMTEAWQQHAVAPPPVVHTIPPGAENALGCAVYGIVLQPDATSLQQQPQTQHAQHSQHSQQHSGSQQHGGGQHSQQQHPTQAQQTSLQVGTEGGHKCGACGHDISHLANPHEHQCMVNQDRSFQCTQCMKIFHQATDLLEHQCVQVEQKPFVCGVCKMGFSLLTSLAQHHTSHNSTNPQKCSICEKTYRPGSSGSVTPNSNNPQQPSSDGASASSSSSILPFPSARDRPYKCSVCQKGFKHLSELTRHERVHTGEKPFKCDTCDKAFSQSSHLQHHQRTHSSERPFKCAVCEKSFKHRSHLVRHMYVHSGEHLFKCNLCELHFKESSELLHHPCHPQGSRPFRCATCGKGFKRPSDLRQHERTHSEERPYHCDECQMSFKQQYALVRHRRTHKDPTDRPFKCNLCDKGFMQPSHLLYHQHVHGMDNLFKCASCQKEFSQSGELLRHKCGESSNSSPDKPYKCDVCGKGYKKGSTLQRHQNSHCQEKPLKCSLCDRRFLSSSEFVQHRCDPSREKPLKCPDCEKRFKYSSDLNRHRRVHTGEKPYKCGHCNKGFKQREHLTKHASTHSREGQFKCVWCGERFSDLGSLQDHTVQHTADGGGYPVPQCI; via the exons ATGGA TTGGGCCACGCCAGCTGCCAAGCTGAATCCCTACACCCGAGCCCGCATGACAGAGGCCTGGCAGCAGCATGCAGTTGCTCCACCTCCCGTTGTCCACACCATCCCTCCAGGAGCTGAGAATGCGTTGGGTTGTGCAGTGTATGGCATTGTCCTACAGCCAGATGCCACGTCTTTACAGCAGCAGCCACAGACCCAGCACGCACAGCACAGCCAACACAGCCAACAACACAGCGGGAGTCAGCAGCATGGAGGCGGGCAGCACAGTCAGCAGCAGCACCCCACCCAGGCCCAGCAGACCTCCCTACAGGTAGGGACCGAAGGAGGACACAAGTGTGGGGCCTGTGGACATGATATCTCCCACTTAGCCAACCCACATGAGCACCAGTGCATGGTGAATCAAGACCGGTCATTCCAGTGCACTCAGTGCATGAAGATTTTCCACCAGGCAACAGACCTGCTAGAACACCAATGTGTTCAGGTGGAGCAGAAGCcgtttgtgtgtggggtgtgtaaGATGGGCTTCTCCCTACTCACCTCTTTAGCCCAGCACCACACATCCCATAACAGCACCAACCCACAGAAGTGTTCAATATGTGAAAAGACCTATCGACCCGGCTCTTCTGGCAGCGTCACACCCAACTCAAATAATCCCCAGCAGCCCAGCAGTGACGGGGCGTCAGCAAGCAGCAGCTCGTCCATTCTACCTTTTCCCTCAGCCCGAGACCGGCCGTACAAATGCTCCGTTTGCCAGAAGGGCTTCAAACACCTCTCAGAACTCACAAGGCATGAGAGGGTGCACACAGGAGAAAAGCCCTTCAAATGTGACACATGCGACAAGGCCTTCAGCCAGTCGTCGCACCTACAGCACCACCAGCGAACACACAGCAGCGAACGCCCGTTCAAGTGTGCCGTTTGTGAAAAGAGTTTCAAACACCGCTCCCACCTCGTGCGCCACATGTATGTGCACTCTGGGGAGCACTTGTTCAAATGCAACTTATGTGAGTTGCATTTCAAAGAGTCATCGGAGCTCCTTCACCACCCCTGCCACCCGCAGGGTTCCCGACCGTTCCGCTGTGCCACGTGTGGTAAAGGTTTCAAGCGACCGTCTGACCTTCGGCAACACGAGCGCACACACTCGGAGGAGCGCCCCTACCACTGTGACGAGTGTCAGATGAGCTTCAAACAGCAGTATGCACTGGTGCGCCACCGACGCACACACAAAGACCCTACAGACCGGCCGTTCAAATGCAACCTGTGTGACAAGGGCTTCATGCAGCCCTCTCACCTCCTGTACCACCAGCACGTCCACGGCATGGACAACCTGTTCAAGTGCGCCTCATGCCAGAAGGAGTTTAGCCAGTCGGGAGAGCTGCTCAGGCACAAGTGTGGCGAGTCGTCCAACTCCTCGCCCGACAAGCCGTACAAATGTGACGTCTGTGGCAAAGGCTACAAGAAGGGCTCGACGTTACAGCGTCACCAAAATTCTCACTGCCAAGAGAAGCCCCTTAAGTGCTCGCTGTGTGACCGCCGCTTCCTGTCCTCTTCGGAATTTGTCCAGCACCGTTGTGACCCTTCGCGGGAAAAGCCGCTGAAGTGCCCTGACTGCGAGAAACGTTTCAAATACTCATCAGACCTGAACCGACACCGGCGCGTGCACACAGGGGAGAAACCTTACAAATGCGGCCACTGCAACAAGGGTTTCAAACAGCGCGAGCACCTGACCAAACACGCGAGCACACACTCCCGAGAGGGCCAGTTCAAGTGTGTTTGGTGTGGCGAGCGTTTCAGTGACTTGGGCTCTTTGCAAGATCACACTGTGCAGCACACAGCCGATGGAGGGGGTTACCCAGTGCCCCAGTGCATATAA